From Pleurocapsa sp. PCC 7319:
CTTGGGGCGATCGCGTAGGAGATTCCCGTTTTGGCTATAATAACGACTATTTATCTCTGATTGAGACTGTTCCCAACGAGGGATACCTCACGGTTAATTTTGAATATATTAGCGGAGGTACCTGGATGCAAACTTATCCCCTGGTGATTGGCAAACAACTTCCTTTTACTGAATTAATTGCTCTGACTAAACCGCAAGAGGGTGAAATTGATGCTTTTAGTCTTACAGATAATGACCAACTCAAAGGAAAAATCAGGAAAATTTCCCGGGAAGGATTAATCGACCAGGGACTGGGAGTAATTTCGGTTAAGCGAAATGCAGATGGTATTTGGGAGAGAACTTATTCTGATGCCGATCGCCGTGTTACGGGAATTTCAGGTTTGGATAACCCTGAGCGTTCCCTCAGGTCGACCGGTGCAGCAGTGGCAATATTTACTAAAGCCAACAAACTGGGTTATGAAGATGGCTTAGGCGATCGCATTATTGGCACATTTCAAAATTGTGCTGGAGGGACAACACCCTGGGGAACCGTACTCAGCGCGGAAGAAAATTTCCAAGATCAAGTACCCGAACCAGTTATGGCAGATGGTTCTTCCTTGCATCCCAGTGCCACTCCATTTTTAATTACTGATGAAGATCTTGACGGCAGAGGAAATGTATTTGGTCTAGCCGGAAATAAATACGGTTGGATGGTGGAGATTGACCCAGCTAACCCCGACGACTATGGAACTAAACATACCTGGCTGGGACGTTATCGCCATGAAGCTTTTGGTATTCGTGCGGTTGCAGGCAAAAATCTGGCAGTTTATTCAGGATGCGATCGCCGTGGAGGTCATTTATACAAGTTTATTAGTAGTGGTCAAGTAAATAATCCCCAGGATAAATCCAACTCCCGCTTATTTGAGGATGGTATGCTCTATGGAGCAAAATTTTACCCCAATGGTATTGGAGAATGGATTCCCCTCAATCCTGATACTTTAGTCAATCCTGTATCACCCAATCAGGTAGTAGGGGGAATAGTGATCTTGCCCAATAGCGATCGTGCTGCGGGTGGAGTGATTGAAGTGACTACAGAAGAACAGATGCAACCCATGGTTACAAACTATAAAACTTTGGGAGATATATATCAAGGAGATAGCCCCCAAGAAACCCAAGGAGCAATTTTAATTGATGCTCACTTTGCTGCTAATGCAGCAGGAATAACCTGTACAGCTCGTCCTGAGGACACCATTGTTAATGAGGAAGGTATTTTGTTTATTGCCTTTACCTCTGGCTCTGATGGCAGCGATGGTGGTCCAGATAAAGCCATCTTTGTTGGTCCTGATGGCGAGTCCAATTATGAATATGGCTGGATTATGAAACTCGAAGAAGATGACAAAGATCCTGCCTCCCTTAGTTTTACCTGGAGTATGCTCGCCACTGGAGGCGAACCAGCTAAAGGAGGTGCTGGCTTTGCCAATCCTGATAATTTATCTTTTGATCGAGCTGGAAATCTTTGGATGGTAACTGATATGTCTACTAGTACTCATAATGTTACAGTTCCCGCTAGAACAGAAAACCGAGAATCATTATCTGGCAAGGATTTACTAGGGGTATTTGGGAATAACTCTCTGTGGTATGTTCCCCTGACTGGTGATGATGCAGGAAATAGTTATCCGTTTGCGATCGGTCCCATGGAATGTGAATGTACCGGGTTAACCTTTGATAGCAATAACAGCAATTTGTTTTTAGCGATCCAACATCCAGGAGAACGAAACGGGATTCGTCAAAATATGGCAGCAGAATCACGAAATTTTGAACTGCTAGCTACTGATGGCACAGTATTTAAACAACAAAGACAAGTACCTATTGGTTCAAATTGGCCTAGTGGCAAGGTTAATCAGCCTCCTTTACCAGGAGTGGTAGCAATTAGACGGGTTAATGAAAAAAATATTGTTTAGCTTAGCTATTATTTTGAGATCTTCGCTTCTCACTGTAGATTAAGTAAATCCCATAGATCAATGCCAGGACTTGTACTGGCATTATCGCTGCGTAGCTCTTAAAAAATATATTAATGTCTAGGTTAGAGAAGGTAGTTAAATAAACTGCTCCCAAAATAGCCAGGATGATTTTGCTCGAAGTACGTTTCAATTCCAGCATTAGTAACTAAAACCAGCCTTTTTTTGCTGCCATGTAAGTGTTATAAAATTCATCATCAGATTTAGTTAGATACATAATCCCTTCAATTAGACCGATGATACCCATAACTGGTGAACCAAGACCACAAGTTAAAACGCTTACTAGTAACATCACTAAGCCTTCTGTAGTGTAACCTAGGATAAATTTATGAATTCCTAAAGCTCCCAATATAATGCCACAGATACCACAAACAATCTTTTTGTTGTTAGCATTTCCGTTCTGAGGATTAGTCATAACTATTCAATATTTTTATGCTTAGTTCATTGCACAACAGTATATTCAGGCAACTCTTTTTTTGTCTTCAGTGACTATACTAAAGTCTGATAATTTTGCAAATTTATTGATAGTTATATCTGTCATATTTATATGTCAACCAAAACCTACCAGTTAGCGGCAATATGCGCTCTAAGCACGCTAATATTTCAAATTTTATATAATTTTAATCCAGCTGATCCCAACAAAATATACCCCCCAAGTCTATCAAGAGAGTGGGGGGGATTTTATTGTCCTGGATGCGGAATGTTGAGAGCTTTACATCAATTGCTACATGGAAATTGGCAATCTGCTTTGAGGTTTAATCCATTATTAATAATATGCCTACCGTATCTTATTTATTGGATTACACCCTATTTTGTCAAATATTTTTATAGAATAAACTTATACACTATTCACTATAAAAATCTACAAATAATCGTAACTATATTGGTTATTTTGGTTTACGGAGTATTGAGAAATATTCCCTCGCCAATTTTCTTGTGGTTAGTCCCTCCTTCTTGATAAACAATTATTTCTCTAATTTTTCTCTAATTGTAGTAGAGCAAATAAAGAGCTGGGAACAACCTAACACATAATTCTGTAACCAAACTTTATTGCAAAGGCCGCGCAAGAACACTATCATTGTCAATAAGCAAGAAATAATTGAAAAAAGAATGGTATGGCAAATTACACGGCAGCTTCCTTAAAAGCGGAACTAAATTCTAGAGGCTGGCGGATGACTCCTCAGAGAGAAAAAATCCTGCACGTATTTCAAAATCTACCTAAAGGCAATCACCTAAGTGCTGAAGAGTTACATAATCTCGTTACTAAACGAGGTGAAGCGATTAGTTTATCAACTATCTACCGCAGTGTTAAGTTAATGGCACGAATGGGGATTTTGCGAGAATTAGAATTAGCTGAAGGTCACAAGCATTATGAGCTGAACCAACCTTATCCTCATCATCACCATCACGTTGTTTGTATTCAATGCAACAACACCATTGAGTTTAAAGATGACACAATCCTCAAACACAGTTTAAAGCAGTGTAAGAAAGAAGGATTCCAGCTAATTGATTGTCAATTAACGGTGATGACTATTTGTCCAGAAGCAATTCGCATGGGTTGGCCTTCTGCTCTGCCTACAGATTGGTGTTGCACGAGAGTAATTTCTGAAAGAGAAACAAACAACCAAGACTAAATAAATTTAAATCATTAATTTTCAGGTTGTTCTGTTGTTCCTAAATGAAACCCGAGAGCTTTTTTCTTCATCATCTGAAAAATATTGAAAAAGCCATTGGCTCGGGACGGAGTAAGACTAACTTTCAAGCCTGTATCCTCGATAAAGTCCGGTTCTATCTGGATGATTTCTTCAGGAGGTAAATTATTTAATCCTTCAATTAAGAAGGCCACAAGCCCTTTAACTAATTGTGCGTCTGAATCACCCTGATAAAATACTTTACCATCTTGAAGACTGGCAGTAATGTATACCTGAGAAACACAACCATTTACCTTATTTTGGGCTATTTTAGACGATTCTGGCATTTCGGGAAGTTTTTTAGCATACCAAAGTAGTTGTTCGTACTTTTGCTTGGGATTAGAACGACGTTGAAAACGAGCAACAATTTTGCCTAATTTCGGAGGAAGCTGTGTTTCTGTTGATGACATATTTAATACAATTTCCTAAAAAACTAAATAATAGGTGACGATACTGAGCTTAGGTTCAATGAGTGTTTACATTACATCCTCTTTTACACTTTAACAAAATAGATTCTTTTCCACTTCATTTTGCTGAATCTGTCCCCCAGTCAGATAAACTTTATTTGGAGAGGCACAGGCAGTCACGAGGTTTTTTTGAAGTGAAAAGAGTATTAGGTATTATTCTCGGAGGCGGTGCGGGTACTCGTTTATATCCCCTAACAAAATTAAGGGCTAAACCGGCAGTACCTCTAGCCAGTAAATATCGTTTGATAGACATTCCAGTCAGTAATTGCATAAATTCAGAGATTCTTAAAATTTATGTTCTGACTCAATTTAATTCTGCTTCTCTTAATCGACATCTAAATCGCAGTTATAATTTTTCTGGATTTAGGGAAGGATTTGTGGAGGTATTGTCAGCGCAGCAAACTAAGGACAACTCGGGTTGGTTTCAAGGTACTGCTGATGCTGTGCGCCAATATATTAACTCGATTAAGGAATGGGATGTTGATGAATGTATTATTCTTTCAGGCGATCATCTCTATCGTATGGACTATAGCAAGTTTATTCGGCACCATCGGGAAACCAACGCCGACATAACTCTGTCTGTAGTGCCAATTGATGATAAGAGAGCTTCTAGTTTTGGTTTGATGAAAATTGATAATCAAGGTAGAGTTATCGACTTTTCCGAAAAACCCAAGGGTGAAGATCTCAAAAAAATGCAGGTAGATACCAGCATATTGGGTCTGACACCAGAAAAAGCTCAGAAAAGTCCGTACATAGCTTCTATGGGCATCTATGTGTTTAAAAAGGACGTTTTAGTCAACTTATTAGAAAAACACCCCGATCAAACCGACTTCGGAAATGAAATTATTCCTGGAGCGGCTAAGGATCACAATCTCCAAGCATACCTATTTAAGGGATATTGGGAAGACATTGGAACAGTTGAATCATTTTATGAAGCAAATTTAGCTCTTACAAAGCAACCTAAACCTGATTTTAGCTTCTACGATGAAAAAGCCCCAATTTATACTCGTTCCCGCTATTTACCACCAACCAAACTGCTGAATTGTCAAGTCAATGAGTCCATGATTGGTGAAGGATGTATCCTCAAAAATTGTCAGATTAATCACTCTGTAATCGGAGTGCGAACTCGAATAGAAGCTAACTGCACCATTGAAGACACTTTGATTATGGGGGCAGATTTCTACGATCCCTTTGCTGAAAGGGAATCTGGCTTACAAAAAGGAGGAATTCCTGTTGGAATTGGTGAAGGGTCAACAGTTCGTCATGCCATTGTAGATAAAAATGCTTGTATTGGTCGTAATGTCCAGATAATAAATAAAGATCGAGTTGAAGAAGCTCAAAGAGAAGACGACGGCTTTTATATTCGTAGTGGTATTGTCGTTATTTTAAAAAATGCGACCATAGCTGATAATACTGTTATATAGGTAATTTAAAATCTTGTCAGTAACTACCAGCAACTAATTTTCTATCACTTTTTACCAAAGAATTAGTTTAGAGTTAGTATCTTGATATCTAAAAAAGGGGTGTGCTTTTACTTGCCACCCCTTTTTTTAAAAAAGTTTGATAGATGTCAACGCATCTTAAATTTGAGCTGCTACAAGATTAACCTATGAGTATTTAAGGTTAAACTTTAAATAAGATTATTAATTCTATTTATATTTAGTTCGACCTACTCAGATTCGGCACATTTTTCCCAGGAGCAGATAACCTTATGCCTTCAACTGAATTTAAAGATTATTACGCTATTTTAGGAGTTAGCAAAACTGCCAGTGCGGATCAGATAAAAAAGCAATTTAGAAAACTAGCATTAAAATATCATCCTGACCGCAATCAGGGGAACAAAGCAGCTGAGGCAAAGTTTAAGGAAATTAGCGAAGCTTATGAAGTGTTATCTGACACGGATAAGCGTTCTAAATATGACCGTTTTGGTCAATATTGGCAACAGAGTACGGCAACAGGATACTCCAGAAGTAATTCCAATACTCAAGTTGATTTTGGTGGGACAGACTTTAGCCAATACGGTAATTTTGAAGAGTTCATCAACGAACTATTGGGACGCTTTTCCACTCCTGGAGCTAATAGTACTAATTCTCAAAAGTACTCGTATCAAACTTCTACTAAGAATAGTAGTTCACGCTCTTATTCAAACAACAACTTTCAGGATTTTGGTGGTTTTGGTCAGCAATCAGCACCAGTCCAAAGTGAAGCTAGTATTAGTCTAAGCTTTTCTGAAGCATTTAGAGGTACAACTAAGCGTCTCAAACTAGGAGCAGAAACAATGGAAGTTCGTATCCCTGCGGGAGCTAAACCAGGTACTCGTATCCGTCTAGCAGGAAAAGGAAAGCCCAGTGGTTACGGTCAACCGAGAGGAGATTTGTATCTGAATGTTAAATTAAACCCCCATTCGTTTTTTGATTTTGAAGGAGATAATTTAGTTTGTGAAGTTCCTGTCGCTCCAGACGAGGCAGTTCTAGGAGCTTCCATCAGTATTCCCACTCCTGATGGCGCTGTGAATATGAAAGTTCCTGCTGGTATTCGTTCTGGTCAAGTATTACGCCTCAGAGGGAAAGGTTGGTCTTCTCCCAAAGGTGGCAGAACAGATCAGCTAGTACGCATTATTATTGCTACCCCCAAGCAAATTACTGCTAAAGAAAGAGATTTTTATGAAAAAATTCGCGATATCCGCAGTGAAAATCCCCGCGATAGCATAAGGAATATTAGACTTTAATTATTTCTTATCCTAAGTAAAATTTTTGTCGTTAGAAGAACGTTAACGATCGCAATTACCAAGATGATAGGTTTAAGAGCGCACGTTCCAAACAATTGTTGGTTGATAATTTAGCTATGATATCTGAACTTTCAGTTTGACAAAAAGTGATAAAGTTTGCATTGTAAGGAATTAGCGCACTTTGCTAGTGGGATTTACTGGGCAAAAATCAATCAAACTCCCAATAAATCTAAGCAAGACTGTTGAAGTAAATATGTATGAGAGTTGATCGGGATGAGACGTCAGTTCTTCTCAGTGCGATCGCCAAATTTTAATCAGAGGGGCAAAAGACTCTTTCAAAAGGTTGTTTAAGATAACGTTGGTAGATATCGAAATTACTATCTAGAGTGGCGATCACCTTCAGTCATGTCGTTTGTTCCGACAAATCAGGGGACGCATCTTGTAAGAGATCCTAAGGATATCCACCTCGTCTTTCAACAAATTCTGTATTCTACAATAACCTTTGAGAACCGATATCCCGCATTAAGGTTATGTCAACTTTTGCCTCTCTAGAGGAAGCTTTAAAACATTTTTTTGGTTACGATTCCTTTCGCCCTGGACAAAAGAAAATTATTGAAGCGGCTTTGAAAAACAGGGATTTGCTGACAATTATGCCTACTGGTGGGGGTAAATCTCTCTGTTTCCAATTACCAGCGCTTCTTAGAAAAGGCATCACGATAGTTGTTTCTCCTCTAATTGCCTTGATGCAAGATCAGGTAGATGCATTACAGGATAATGGAATTAACGCTACTTATCTCAACAGTACACTAAGAAATGACGAGCTAAAATCACGTCAGATAGCGATTCTCAAAAATCAGATTAAACTACTTTACCTTGCTCCTGAAAGACTCTTAAACGAGAAATTTAGCTTATTCTTAGAGAAAGTGGTAAATAGTGTCGGGATTTCGGCGATCGCCATTGATGAAGCCCATTGTGTCTCGGAATGGGGACACGATTTTCGCCCTGAATACAGCAACTTAAAGTTATTACGCCAAAGCTATCCTCAGATTCCGATTCAAGCACTAACCGCTACTGCTACCAAAAGAGTTCAGCAGGATATCATTCAACAGCTCAACTTGCGATCGCCTGATGTCCATGTTGCTAGTTTTGATCGCACTAATCTTCATTATGAAGTTCAGACTAAAGACCGTAACATTTATCGCAAGTTACTTCGAGCTATCCGTGCTGAATCGGGTGCGGGTATAGTTTATTGCTTGAGTCGTCGTAGCGTAGAAGAAGTCGCTACCAGATTACAATATGACGGAGTTGATGCGCTACCCTATCATGCAGGATTATCAGATCGAGAACGAAGCAATAATCAAACTAGTTTTTTGCGGGATGATGTTCAAATTATAGTTGCCACTATTGCTTTTGGGATGGGGATTAATAAACCTGATGTGCGGTTTGTATTTCATTATGATTTGCCCCGCAGTATCGAAAGTTTTTATCAAGAATCAGGGCGAGCGGGGAGAGATGGTGAACCTTCCAAATCGATTCTATTTTTTAGCTTAGGCGATCGCCAAAAAATAGAATTTCTGATTAAACAAAAACCCGATCATAACGAGCAAAAAATTGCCCTGCAACAGCTACGCCAAGTAATTAACTATGCTGAGGGTAATGATTGCCGTCGCACTATTATTTTGCGTTATTTTGGGGAAAGATATCGGGGTAACTGTGGCAAGTGTGATAACTGTCTCAACCCCAAACCGATTGAAGACTGGACAGTTGAAGCGCAAAAGTTCCTCTCTTGTGTTGCCCGTTGCCAAGAAAAATTTGGCATCAATCATATAGTAGATGTCTTGATTGGTTCACGGAAACAGAAAATCTTTCAGTATGGGCATCATCTATTATCTACCTACGGTATCGGGAAAGGTCGAACCGCAGATGAATGGCGAATGTTAGGGAGAAGTCTTGTGCATCAAGGTCTTGTAGGACAAACAACCGACGGCTATCCTATCCTCAAACTAAATAAACGCAGTTGGGAAATTTTTCGGAATCAACTAGTAGTTAAAATTGCAGTTAACCAACATCAAACTAAAACGTCAGCTACCTACAATCCACGAAAAGCAGAAGCTGAATTACTGTTTGAAAAACTAAGGAAATTACGCAAACAAATCGCCGACCACAATTCCTTGGCTCCTTATATGATTTTTGCCGATTCTAGTTTAAAGCTAATGGCACAGATACGCCCCCAAACCCTAACTGATTTTGCCAAGTTATCAGGAGTCAATGAATACAAAGCTCACCAGTACGGTGATAGCTTTATTTCAGCAATTAGAGAGTTTACCGAACAACACAAATTACCAGTTAATCTTCCTTCTAAAAGTCAGATGACCACTCTACAACTACATCAGCAGGGTTTAAGCGTAGTAGAAATTGCCAAGCAGCGAGGCTTTGCAGTGTCGACCATTAATAGTCATCTCAGCGAACTAATAGAAATGAAGCAACCCGTTGCTCTCAACAAGCTAGTTAAAGCCGAGCGGCAAAAGATAATTATCAAGACTATTGAACAGGTTGGAGATATGAGTCTTAAAACTATTAAAGATGCATTGGGAGATAGCTATAGCTACAATGAAATCAAACTAGTCCGGGGCTGGTGGCGCAGTCAAAAATAGTGGACTGTCAATTTTGAAATGATGGATGCTAAAAAGTTCGGAATTCGGAATTCGGAGTTCGGAGTCAGAAGATTTACCCCTCAATTCAAACTTGTGAGCGTACTAGTTTGGGATTAAAGTTAAGGACTTGGTTACTGAATACAGCGATTGCCTATCAAATTCGGGAATCACCAGATAACGGTACTGTTACTGAAAATCACCCAGCCAAATTATGATAATATTCTTACTATATTTTAAGAAAATTGTTGGAAGGTATATAGATATATGGAAGCTGCAATGTTCTTGGCAGATTTGCCAGAAGCTTACGCTATGTTTAACCCGTTGGTGGATGTTCTACCTTTAATCCCTGTATTTTTCCTGGCTTTGGCTTTCGTTTGGCAAGCAGCAGTAGGATTTAAGTAAACTTACCACTTGTAACTATAACTATGAGCATCCAAAACTAGCTGGATGCTTTTTATTTGTCAACGTCAGTTTGATAAAGCTAAAAAGGTGAGATTTTGTAAGTTTCGATATCCGGTAAACTCTTGTTTTTTGTTGAAAAAACTATAACTCCGAACTCCGAACTCCGAACTCCGAACTCCGAACTCCAAACTTCTAACTCACGTTTGTCAGCTTGTCCATAACAGAAAAGGGCAGAAGCTGATTTAGTATAATCTCTACTTCTTAAAGTCTTTCGTAGACGATAATATTTAACTGTATCGATAACTCGCTTATGTTATTAGGAGAAGAGATGCAAGCAGAATCTAATACAGATAAACAGAAGTTACTTTCGGCTGTGGCTCATGGTTCGGTTTTTATTAGTGCGTTAGTTTTTTCCATTGGTATTCCTATTACTATTCTATTGGTATCTGAAGACTCTTTAATCAAGGAAAACGCCAAAGAAGCAATTAATTTTCATTTAAATGTGTGGCTAGTTGGAGGTATCATTGCTGTTCTTTCCTTTTTCACATTGGGTTTGTTAGGCTTTATCTTAGGTCCTATTTGGCTAGTTATTCACTGGGGCTTGTCAATTTGGGCAGTTATTCACTGTCTGCAAACCCCAGAAAAAGCTTTCCGTTACCCGTTCATTTTGCGACTGGTGTAATAGTTACATAGTAAACATCAACCAAGTAGCTACTATAAAGGCAAAGTAAGCGAATGCAACAATAGTATACGCAGCAGTGTTAGTTATCATAGCTAATTCTTTTTTAGAGTTTTATATATTTCAGCTAATGATGCTAACACCTAGTTTTGTCAGTAGAGGTATTGCTCAGCACATTCTAAAAATTTCTTCCAATTTCTACCATGGCAAAAATCAAAAAAATCTCTACACATATTGATTCAGCCTATTCCAGGTTCTTATTTACTGTTCACTAACTCCCAAATCCGTGTGAACTGTCTTGTATTCTTGATAATCTATACCTAATAAACCTGCAAAAGTACCGGCACCACGATAGATATACAGTAAAGAATTGGCGATCGCCGGTTTACCTGTTAATGAGGCAGGAATCAGCTTCAAGATACCAATTAAAATCAAGGCTAAACCTTTAAGCATTCTGATAAACTGCACCAGCAGGGAAGGGTATAACTCTTTTTCCACTAAACTATGAGTACCCCAAGTACGATAACCTCTTGCCAGAATCCACTTCAGGTTAGTACGAGAAGAAGGAATCCAGTCATAAACGATCGCTTCATCTGCCCAGATAATTTTATATCCAGCTTTGTTAAGGCTCAGGAACAAGTGGGAATCTTCACCACCTGTAATCGCAAAGCGATCGTCAAATACTTGATCGTACTGACGAATAATCTCTCCCCGAATCATTACGTTGTTGGTAAAGGCAACATGACGTTGTTCTCCAGTTTTATAGCGAGGACAATCAAAAAAGTTTCCTTTAGTCACCCAACTTGGGACATTCTGTTCTTGAAAGTAAGGTAGAGCGGGTCCTGTTACTACATCTGCATCATATTTTTGCTGCGCTAATAATAGTTCTTCTAGCCAAGATGATTCTGGTACTTCATCATCATCAATGATGACCACAAAATCGGTTTCTTGGGAGGCCAATCTAACTGACATATTGCGAGCGTAAGTAATTCCTCGTTGTGGTTGCATATCAGTTTTGAGTGACCACTGGAAATCTGGTTTAATTGCTTGACAAACTTTTTCGGCTGCACCACGAGTGTCGTTGTCTACCACAATCACCTCAATATCGGGACGCTTGATAGTCTTGAAAGTTAGTTGATTAAGACCTTTTAAAAGACGTTTTAAACCCTCGGGTCGTTTAAAAGTAATGACACAAATAGAAATCAGCATATTGAGTTGACATCGTGAATTACAAAAGTAACCTTTGTAACACGATTTATGAGATAGAGGCGATCATATACTATAAAAAAAGATGGTTCAGATCAACCCATAGGTTGCAGTTGAGGCGAATATCGACACATATCTTTTACCCTGGCAAATATATCTAGTAACGAATACCTAGTTTACTAGTGCGAGGTTATATGATATTGCTAATTAGTCAGCATTAGAAATCATCTAATAACAGATAATAGATAAATTATTATTGAAATGGCTCTTCTCAATCTTGTTAATATCCTTCTATTGTTGGGTGGGATAGTTTTAATTATTCCCTGTTGCCTTTTTTTTATTGAATGCTTTGCAGCTTTTATCTCACGACCATCTCATCTAAATTTAACCCCTATTGAACGACCAAAAACTACAGTTTTAATTCCTGCTCACAATGAAGCTAAACAAATTGAAGCAGTATTAGAAGTATTACTGAAACAAATTACGGAACAAGATCGAGTAATTGTCATTGCTGATAATTGTCATGATAATACGGCAGAACTTGCCAGAGCGAGTGGAGTAACGGTCTTAGAAAGAGCGCATCTAACTAATCGGGGTAAGGGATATGCTTTAGACTATGCCATGCACCACATTAAAGATAACCCTCCTGAAGTGCTGGTGATTTTGGATGGTGACTGTATTATTAAACCCCATACTCTGGAAAAAATTACCTGTAAGGCGATCGCTACTGGTAGACCAGTGCAAGCAACCTATCTCATGGAACAACCAGAGAAACCTAGCTTCAAGGACAGTATTTCCATGTTTGCGATTAAGGTTAAAAATTTAGTACGGCTATTGGGTTTAAATCGTTTAGGTTGGCACTGTTTATTAACTGGTTCGGGAATGGCTTTTCCTTGGTCATTAATCAGTCAAGTTTCTCTTGCTGGAAGTAAAACCACTGATGATATGCAGCTAACAGTAGACTTAGCTTTAGCTGGGTTCAGCCCTGTATTTTGCGAAAATGCTCTAGTTGTTGGTCGTTTGATGAAAGACAAAGATGCCCAAAGTCAGCGATCGCGTTGGGAACATGGACATGTAGAAATGATCTTAGTGGAAGTTCCTCGACTTCTCAAAGCCTTCTGGAAAACGGGACGTTTTGCTTCCTTGGGATTAGCGTTAGACATTTTTATTCCCCCGTTGTCTTTGCTATTGATGATTTGGCTAATTAGTATGCTTATTACTTGGTTAGCGGTATTCTTAGGTGGTGCATCTACCATCCCAGCAATTCTGGCTAGTATAGCTGGTGGATTCTTAATCTTAGGAGTATTATTAGCTTGGGTTAGATTTGGACGTTCGGATCTGCCTCTTAAAAATCTCATTGCTCTCCCCTTTTATCTGTTGGGCAAAATTCCGATTTACCTCAAATTCTTAATTCAACCCCAAAGCAGATGGTTAAAAACTGAAAGAGATTTACCGAAGTAAAATACTAGGCTAATGGCTATTAGCTGACACCTAAAATTTCTTTTGGTTAGATAAGTTTACCCCGACACTCGCCAAAACCAATCCTGACGTAACCTTTTTGCTCACAATATCCATACAATATCACTTCGTCACCATCTTCCAAAAAAGAGCGTACTTCACCAGTTGGTAATTCGATTGGTTGAGAACCACGTCGGGTAATTTCGAGTAAAGATCCTTGAGAACCTGACTTAGGACCGGAAACAGTTCCACTGGCTAGCAAGTCACCAGGACGAAGATTACAACCATTACTAGTATGGTGAGTCAGCATCTGAGCGATTGTCCAGTACATTTCCTCAAAAGAAGCTTGACTTACCCGTAAAGGCTCAATTTCTTGGGAGCGCATCTGTGCCGAACTCAACCGTAACTCAACCGTCAGCTCGATACCACCTAGTTGAGCATTAAGTGCTGAGGCGAGATAGGACAGTGGAGTTG
This genomic window contains:
- a CDS encoding PhoX family phosphatase, whose amino-acid sequence is MNVNRRHFLFFFAAVAGSVASGSRGQERLQLGNFPAIAQTDYSSLSSANSSLGFKSVKVPLPLEIEQLPISEQIETYGSYEVKDDLVLPKNFTYDLIAAWGDRVGDSRFGYNNDYLSLIETVPNEGYLTVNFEYISGGTWMQTYPLVIGKQLPFTELIALTKPQEGEIDAFSLTDNDQLKGKIRKISREGLIDQGLGVISVKRNADGIWERTYSDADRRVTGISGLDNPERSLRSTGAAVAIFTKANKLGYEDGLGDRIIGTFQNCAGGTTPWGTVLSAEENFQDQVPEPVMADGSSLHPSATPFLITDEDLDGRGNVFGLAGNKYGWMVEIDPANPDDYGTKHTWLGRYRHEAFGIRAVAGKNLAVYSGCDRRGGHLYKFISSGQVNNPQDKSNSRLFEDGMLYGAKFYPNGIGEWIPLNPDTLVNPVSPNQVVGGIVILPNSDRAAGGVIEVTTEEQMQPMVTNYKTLGDIYQGDSPQETQGAILIDAHFAANAAGITCTARPEDTIVNEEGILFIAFTSGSDGSDGGPDKAIFVGPDGESNYEYGWIMKLEEDDKDPASLSFTWSMLATGGEPAKGGAGFANPDNLSFDRAGNLWMVTDMSTSTHNVTVPARTENRESLSGKDLLGVFGNNSLWYVPLTGDDAGNSYPFAIGPMECECTGLTFDSNNSNLFLAIQHPGERNGIRQNMAAESRNFELLATDGTVFKQQRQVPIGSNWPSGKVNQPPLPGVVAIRRVNEKNIV
- a CDS encoding TM2 domain-containing protein, with protein sequence MTNPQNGNANNKKIVCGICGIILGALGIHKFILGYTTEGLVMLLVSVLTCGLGSPVMGIIGLIEGIMYLTKSDDEFYNTYMAAKKGWF
- a CDS encoding DUF2752 domain-containing protein; translated protein: MSTKTYQLAAICALSTLIFQILYNFNPADPNKIYPPSLSREWGGFYCPGCGMLRALHQLLHGNWQSALRFNPLLIICLPYLIYWITPYFVKYFYRINLYTIHYKNLQIIVTILVILVYGVLRNIPSPIFLWLVPPS
- a CDS encoding transcriptional repressor, whose protein sequence is MANYTAASLKAELNSRGWRMTPQREKILHVFQNLPKGNHLSAEELHNLVTKRGEAISLSTIYRSVKLMARMGILRELELAEGHKHYELNQPYPHHHHHVVCIQCNNTIEFKDDTILKHSLKQCKKEGFQLIDCQLTVMTICPEAIRMGWPSALPTDWCCTRVISERETNNQD
- a CDS encoding SufE family protein, translating into MSSTETQLPPKLGKIVARFQRRSNPKQKYEQLLWYAKKLPEMPESSKIAQNKVNGCVSQVYITASLQDGKVFYQGDSDAQLVKGLVAFLIEGLNNLPPEEIIQIEPDFIEDTGLKVSLTPSRANGFFNIFQMMKKKALGFHLGTTEQPEN
- a CDS encoding glucose-1-phosphate adenylyltransferase, producing MKRVLGIILGGGAGTRLYPLTKLRAKPAVPLASKYRLIDIPVSNCINSEILKIYVLTQFNSASLNRHLNRSYNFSGFREGFVEVLSAQQTKDNSGWFQGTADAVRQYINSIKEWDVDECIILSGDHLYRMDYSKFIRHHRETNADITLSVVPIDDKRASSFGLMKIDNQGRVIDFSEKPKGEDLKKMQVDTSILGLTPEKAQKSPYIASMGIYVFKKDVLVNLLEKHPDQTDFGNEIIPGAAKDHNLQAYLFKGYWEDIGTVESFYEANLALTKQPKPDFSFYDEKAPIYTRSRYLPPTKLLNCQVNESMIGEGCILKNCQINHSVIGVRTRIEANCTIEDTLIMGADFYDPFAERESGLQKGGIPVGIGEGSTVRHAIVDKNACIGRNVQIINKDRVEEAQREDDGFYIRSGIVVILKNATIADNTVI